A genomic region of Candidatus Binatia bacterium contains the following coding sequences:
- a CDS encoding haloalkane dehalogenase: MTIEALRTPEERFALLPGFPWEPRYADDLTGYEGLRMAWVDEGPTDADHVFLCLHGEPTWGYLYRKMLPVLLEAGHRAVVPDFFGFGRSDKPVEDATYTIDFHRNSLLRLIERLDLRRITLVCQDWGGIIGLTLPMEMQERFERLIVMNTALPIGEFVSDGFAAWKGFAAAAPDIPVAGLIATDALAQNNLMDALAYDAPFPDARYKAGVRRFPQLVPVEPGMAGIEYTKRARAFFRNEWSGKSFMAIGMRDAVLGEAVMQELRGIIRGCPEPIKVSDAGHFVQEYGEPVARAALAYFSTE, from the coding sequence ATGACCATCGAAGCCTTGCGCACACCGGAGGAACGTTTCGCCCTGCTACCGGGATTTCCCTGGGAGCCTCGCTACGCCGACGACCTGACCGGATACGAAGGCTTGCGGATGGCCTGGGTCGACGAGGGCCCGACGGACGCCGACCATGTCTTTCTCTGCCTGCACGGCGAGCCGACCTGGGGCTATCTCTATCGCAAGATGCTGCCGGTATTACTCGAGGCCGGCCACCGCGCCGTGGTGCCGGATTTTTTCGGCTTCGGTCGCTCGGACAAACCTGTCGAGGACGCCACCTATACGATTGATTTTCATCGCAACAGCCTGCTGCGACTGATCGAGCGTCTGGACCTGCGCAGAATCACCCTGGTCTGTCAGGATTGGGGGGGCATCATCGGTCTGACATTACCGATGGAGATGCAGGAGCGGTTCGAGCGGTTGATCGTCATGAACACGGCATTGCCGATCGGCGAGTTTGTCTCCGACGGGTTTGCGGCCTGGAAAGGTTTTGCTGCTGCCGCCCCCGACATTCCCGTCGCCGGACTGATCGCCACCGATGCATTGGCGCAGAACAACCTGATGGATGCGCTGGCCTATGACGCGCCCTTTCCCGATGCGCGCTACAAGGCCGGCGTCCGGCGTTTCCCGCAGCTGGTTCCGGTCGAGCCGGGCATGGCGGGCATCGAATATACGAAACGCGCGCGCGCGTTTTTTCGCAACGAATGGTCGGGCAAGAGCTTCATGGCTATCGGGATGCGCGATGCTGTTTTAGGCGAGGCTGTCATGCAGGAACTCCGCGGCATCATTCGAGGGTGCCCCGAGCCGATCAAGGTTTCCGACGCAGGCCACTTCGTGCAAGAATATGGCGAACCGGTCGCCCGGGCAGCGCTTGCCTACTTCAGTACAGAATGA